In the Lebetimonas natsushimae genome, one interval contains:
- a CDS encoding SIMPL domain-containing protein (The SIMPL domain is named for its presence in mouse protein SIMPL (signalling molecule that associates with mouse pelle-like kinase). Bacterial member BP26, from Brucella, was shown to assemble into a channel-like structure, while YggE from E. coli has been associated with resistance to oxidative stress.), whose product MKKIFYLIFVLNFLFSYEITNQKTFEIKYTPNIYKTKLNIKIKNSNLEKLIQKINFNIKKANLCQKIDYTIFPEYIYNKNKKQFIGYIANMDLNCQFKTDKIKNFSNIFTNLTGEKTLSSIYLDLDKKEKIKLINNLKAKAYSFAINDAKNISKKLNLKCFTTNISINQNIIKPRPLFKTLNSLPSPKENKKESLTIFYRIICF is encoded by the coding sequence ATGAAAAAAATATTTTATTTGATATTTGTATTAAATTTTTTATTTTCCTATGAAATAACCAATCAAAAAACATTTGAAATAAAATACACCCCAAATATTTACAAAACAAAACTAAACATAAAAATTAAAAATAGTAATTTAGAAAAATTAATTCAAAAAATAAATTTTAACATCAAAAAAGCAAATCTTTGTCAAAAAATTGATTATACAATTTTTCCGGAATATATTTATAACAAAAATAAAAAACAATTTATCGGATATATAGCCAATATGGATTTAAACTGTCAATTTAAAACCGATAAAATTAAAAATTTTTCAAATATTTTTACAAATTTGACAGGAGAAAAAACATTATCATCCATTTATTTAGATTTAGACAAAAAAGAAAAAATTAAATTAATAAACAATTTAAAAGCCAAAGCATATTCTTTTGCAATAAATGATGCCAAAAATATTTCAAAAAAATTGAATTTAAAATGCTTTACCACAAACATTTCAATCAATCAAAATATTATAAAACCAAGACCTTTATTTAAAACTCTAAATTCCCTGCCTTCACCCAAAGAAAATAAAAAAGAAAGTTTAACCATATTTTACAGAATAATCTGTTTTTAA
- a CDS encoding fumarylacetoacetate hydrolase family protein, translated as MENVKFRTLKFENRKIIPCKIVCVGRNYVAHIEELNNELPSEPVYFIKSNSAIGDELKIVDYSPTHYEGEICFLIENKQIVGVGFGFDLTLREIQSRLKQKGLPWERAKAFKNSVVFSEFISIDDIDDLGIEVYKNGELVQKGDVSLMIYKPEFLVKDIDKIFGLDDGDIIMSGTPKGVGVINKGDKFIGKILKNKEVLIEKEFVCS; from the coding sequence ATGGAAAATGTAAAATTTAGAACGCTTAAATTTGAAAATAGAAAAATAATTCCCTGTAAAATTGTATGTGTAGGCAGAAATTACGTAGCACATATTGAAGAGCTGAATAATGAATTACCGAGTGAACCGGTTTATTTTATAAAATCTAACAGTGCAATCGGGGATGAATTAAAAATTGTTGATTATTCTCCTACCCATTATGAGGGTGAAATTTGTTTTTTGATTGAAAATAAGCAAATTGTAGGGGTCGGATTTGGGTTTGATTTGACACTGAGGGAGATTCAAAGCAGATTAAAGCAAAAAGGGCTTCCCTGGGAGAGGGCAAAAGCGTTTAAAAATTCAGTAGTTTTCAGTGAATTTATATCAATTGATGATATAGATGATTTAGGTATTGAAGTATATAAAAACGGGGAGCTTGTTCAAAAAGGTGATGTTTCTTTGATGATTTATAAACCTGAATTTTTAGTTAAAGATATTGATAAAATTTTCGGGCTTGATGACGGGGATATTATAATGAGCGGAACTCCCAAAGGTGTTGGAGTTATAAACAAAGGCGATAAATTTATAGGCAAAATTTTAAAAAATAAAGAGGTTTTAATTGAAAAAGAATTTGTATGTAGTTGA
- a CDS encoding flavin reductase family protein: MQIINFNEIESTQRYKLMSGNIVPRPVAWIVTENNRFINLAPFSYFTGISSVPPLLMVSIGRNKKGLNEPKDTFKNIKETKKATVCLVPVELAEKMDRTGEVLPYGESEAERFEIELERIDENFPPIVKGCKRAFLTTLYGTFEKDEMATIPFFLKIEKMYIGGDFEPVARVGKGYARLCEMENEKWKM, translated from the coding sequence ATGCAAATTATAAATTTTAATGAAATAGAAAGTACTCAAAGATATAAATTGATGTCTGGTAATATTGTTCCTCGTCCCGTTGCCTGGATAGTTACTGAAAATAACAGATTTATAAATTTAGCTCCTTTTAGTTATTTTACCGGGATATCAAGCGTGCCTCCACTTTTGATGGTAAGTATAGGCAGGAATAAAAAGGGTCTTAACGAACCCAAAGATACTTTTAAAAACATCAAAGAAACCAAAAAAGCGACTGTCTGTTTAGTGCCTGTTGAACTTGCTGAAAAAATGGACAGAACCGGTGAAGTTTTACCTTATGGTGAAAGTGAAGCTGAGAGATTTGAAATTGAACTTGAGAGGATTGATGAAAATTTTCCTCCAATAGTTAAAGGATGCAAAAGGGCTTTTTTAACTACTTTATACGGAACTTTTGAAAAAGATGAAATGGCTACAATCCCGTTTTTTTTGAAAATTGAAAAAATGTATATTGGAGGTGATTTTGAACCTGTTGCACGGGTCGGCAAAGGGTATGCAAGGCTTTGTGAAATGGAGAATGAAAAATGGAAAATGTAA
- a CDS encoding NifB/NifX family molybdenum-iron cluster-binding protein, which translates to MKVAVPVEGENLKIAQRTGRAPYFAIFEYDGNDFKLLSLNENTHAGEHDHEEGHQEEHSKNEVAHHHKHVKASKLEGCDYIIVRGLGPNMKDALEMEGIKIIKVRKDAGENALEILENIKGELK; encoded by the coding sequence ATGAAAGTAGCAGTGCCAGTGGAAGGCGAAAATTTAAAAATAGCACAAAGAACAGGCAGAGCGCCTTATTTTGCAATATTTGAGTATGACGGAAATGATTTTAAATTGCTTTCTTTAAATGAAAATACCCATGCAGGTGAACATGATCACGAAGAAGGACATCAGGAAGAACACAGTAAAAATGAGGTTGCCCATCATCATAAACATGTAAAGGCTTCAAAACTCGAAGGTTGTGATTATATAATTGTAAGAGGACTTGGACCTAATATGAAAGATGCGCTTGAAATGGAAGGTATAAAAATTATTAAAGTTAGAAAAGATGCAGGGGAAAATGCATTAGAAATTTTAGAAAATATAAAAGGGGAGTTAAAATGA
- a CDS encoding 6-pyruvoyl trahydropterin synthase family protein, protein MIIRKLFKFENAHIVRNCTSRRCSRSIHGHSYKIEILLESNFLDNGQMVYDFGLMKTTIKELIDSFDHAITLWSEDNSEYLEFAKKFSERWVMLPVNPSAEQFSRVFFLMVERVLNLTVFQNNEKNIKVNSVIVHETDTGYAQCFREDAYNFENMGKIELKNIIFSEQIKREWSDYNMWDKILNGERFINPKSL, encoded by the coding sequence ATGATAATAAGAAAACTTTTTAAGTTCGAAAACGCCCATATTGTAAGAAATTGTACGAGCAGGAGATGCAGCCGCTCAATTCACGGGCACAGTTATAAAATTGAAATATTGCTTGAATCAAATTTTTTGGATAACGGGCAGATGGTATATGATTTTGGACTTATGAAAACTACTATTAAAGAACTGATAGACAGTTTTGACCACGCCATTACTTTGTGGAGTGAGGATAATTCTGAATATTTGGAATTTGCAAAAAAATTCAGTGAAAGATGGGTGATGTTGCCGGTAAATCCAAGTGCAGAGCAATTTAGCAGGGTGTTTTTTTTAATGGTTGAGAGAGTTTTAAATTTAACTGTTTTTCAAAACAATGAAAAAAATATAAAAGTAAATTCTGTAATAGTCCATGAGACAGACACCGGATATGCTCAATGTTTTAGGGAAGATGCATATAATTTTGAGAATATGGGTAAAATTGAATTAAAAAATATAATTTTTAGCGAGCAAATCAAAAGAGAATGGAGTGATTATAATATGTGGGATAAAATATTAAATGGTGAAAGGTTTATAAATCCAAAATCTTTATAA
- a CDS encoding secondary thiamine-phosphate synthase enzyme YjbQ, which translates to MIFRQKEVEIKAPKRGFFIVTDKIVSAIEFGDIKIGMMNIFLKHTSASLTINENVSPDVRVDMEEISDSLVPDGYDYNHSLEGPDDMPAHFKSSMFGVSLNIPITNGRLNLGTWQGIYLNEHRNHPGLRKIVITVWGV; encoded by the coding sequence ATGATTTTTAGACAAAAAGAAGTTGAAATTAAAGCTCCTAAAAGGGGCTTTTTTATTGTGACTGATAAAATAGTCAGTGCAATTGAATTTGGCGATATTAAAATTGGAATGATGAATATTTTTTTAAAACACACTTCGGCATCTCTTACAATTAATGAGAATGTTTCCCCTGATGTGAGAGTGGATATGGAGGAAATTTCAGACTCTTTGGTTCCGGACGGATATGATTACAATCATTCTTTAGAAGGTCCTGATGATATGCCTGCGCATTTCAAAAGTTCAATGTTTGGAGTGAGTTTAAACATTCCTATTACAAATGGAAGATTAAATCTTGGTACATGGCAGGGGATTTATTTAAACGAACACAGAAATCATCCAGGTTTACGAAAAATAGTGATTACAGTGTGGGGAGTTTAA
- a CDS encoding NifB/NifX family molybdenum-iron cluster-binding protein: MRVVIPTNTPDGLMAKRGAHFGKAPFYVIVDIENGEIKDVSFTENPGHSGGACGSAVMNIKNLGADALIVSGIGPNPLMGFKQEGIKVYFDDSATVEESVKKLIDGKLQELDVNHACSHHKY; the protein is encoded by the coding sequence ATGAGAGTGGTAATTCCTACAAATACGCCTGACGGACTTATGGCAAAAAGAGGAGCGCATTTTGGAAAAGCACCTTTTTATGTAATTGTTGATATTGAAAATGGTGAAATTAAAGATGTAAGTTTTACTGAAAATCCGGGACACAGCGGAGGGGCTTGTGGAAGTGCAGTAATGAATATTAAAAATTTAGGAGCTGATGCTTTAATTGTCTCAGGAATTGGACCAAATCCTCTTATGGGATTTAAACAAGAGGGGATTAAGGTATATTTTGATGATTCTGCTACTGTTGAAGAATCAGTTAAAAAATTAATTGATGGAAAACTGCAAGAACTTGATGTAAATCACGCGTGTTCACATCATAAATATTAA
- a CDS encoding ribonucleoside-diphosphate reductase subunit alpha — protein MTVIKRNGRRELLDISKIRKYTMAACQGLEGVDYSELELDAKLQFRDGITTEEIQQTLIKTAVDKIDIDRPNWNYVAARLFLYDLYHKVTGFTGYNHLREYFEKGEEAGRILPGLKEKYDLDELNDYLKPERDLQFTYLGIKTLYDRYIIKDRDNNPIELPQQLFMGVAMFLAQNETNPESIPQEDRDKIDLNDPKSIRGYWAKKFYDVISKFEVMVATPTLSNARTTRHQLSSCYVGSMNDNIEGIFDDFKEMALLSKYGGGIGWDVSKIRALGSFIDNHKNAAGGVIPWLKITNDIAIAVDQLGTRKGAIAVYLEPWHMDIMDFLDLKKNSGEERRRAHDLFPALWIPDLFMKRVLNDELWTLFDPYETKDLTDLYGEEFEKKYIEYENDPNITKEKIKAKELWKKILLEYYETGNPFLCFKDNANRRNQNSHTGIIRSSNLCTEIFQNTEPNHYKVKVTFEDDSFIFFEEEEEVKVESGGVEVIKKAKKITSLDSIDGKRVYIVEKVAVGGKTAVCNLASVNLSKVNTPEKIAEVIPIAIRMLDNVIDLNYYPVRKTKDTNLKNRAIGLGAMGEAQMLAEKQIFWGSDKHLKLIDEIFEGISYHAINASCDLAREKGTYPEFEGSRWSKGILPIDTANEEAKRLVERDLFSAMQYDWEGLREKVKKGIRNGYLMAIAPTSSISILTGTTQTIEPVYKRKWYEENLSGLIPVVVPNLSADTYMFYTPAYELDQRVLVKAAAIRQKWIDQGQSLNIFITTDKASGKYLHEIYTLGWKLGIKSFYYLRSQSPEIKEDVMDRSIECFGCQ, from the coding sequence ATTACTGTTATTAAAAGAAACGGCAGAAGAGAATTACTTGATATTTCTAAAATTAGAAAATATACTATGGCTGCATGCCAAGGCCTTGAAGGCGTTGATTATAGCGAACTTGAGCTTGATGCGAAACTTCAATTTAGAGACGGAATTACAACTGAGGAGATACAACAAACTCTTATAAAAACCGCAGTTGATAAAATAGATATAGACAGGCCTAATTGGAACTACGTAGCGGCAAGATTGTTTCTATATGACTTATATCATAAAGTTACAGGGTTTACTGGATATAATCATTTAAGGGAATATTTTGAAAAAGGTGAAGAAGCCGGAAGAATACTTCCCGGACTCAAGGAAAAATATGATTTGGATGAGTTAAATGACTATCTTAAACCCGAGAGGGATCTGCAGTTTACATATCTTGGAATAAAAACACTTTATGACAGATATATTATTAAAGACAGGGACAATAATCCAATAGAGCTTCCTCAGCAGCTTTTTATGGGTGTTGCTATGTTTTTAGCTCAAAATGAAACAAATCCTGAGAGTATTCCTCAAGAAGATAGGGATAAAATAGACTTAAACGACCCTAAATCAATAAGAGGATATTGGGCTAAAAAGTTTTATGATGTAATTTCAAAATTTGAGGTAATGGTTGCTACCCCAACTCTTTCTAATGCAAGAACTACAAGGCATCAGCTAAGCTCTTGTTATGTTGGAAGTATGAATGATAATATCGAGGGAATTTTTGATGATTTTAAAGAAATGGCACTTCTGAGTAAATATGGTGGAGGAATTGGCTGGGATGTAAGTAAAATTAGAGCCCTTGGAAGTTTTATAGACAATCACAAAAATGCAGCCGGAGGTGTAATTCCTTGGCTTAAAATTACAAATGATATTGCAATTGCAGTGGACCAGCTTGGGACCAGAAAAGGAGCGATTGCCGTATATCTTGAACCCTGGCATATGGATATAATGGACTTTTTGGATTTAAAGAAAAATTCAGGGGAAGAAAGACGCAGGGCTCACGATTTATTCCCGGCTTTATGGATTCCCGATTTGTTTATGAAAAGAGTTTTAAATGATGAACTCTGGACTCTTTTTGATCCGTATGAGACAAAAGATTTAACGGATTTATACGGGGAAGAGTTTGAAAAAAAATATATCGAATATGAAAACGACCCAAACATTACAAAAGAAAAAATAAAAGCAAAAGAACTTTGGAAAAAAATACTTCTTGAATATTATGAAACAGGAAATCCTTTTCTTTGCTTTAAAGACAATGCAAACAGACGCAATCAAAATTCTCATACGGGAATTATAAGAAGTAGTAATCTTTGTACTGAAATTTTCCAAAATACCGAGCCAAACCATTATAAAGTAAAAGTTACATTTGAAGATGACAGTTTTATATTTTTTGAAGAAGAGGAAGAAGTAAAAGTTGAAAGCGGGGGAGTAGAAGTAATTAAAAAAGCTAAAAAAATAACATCTCTTGATTCAATAGACGGTAAAAGGGTTTATATTGTAGAAAAAGTGGCAGTTGGCGGGAAAACAGCTGTTTGTAACCTTGCAAGTGTTAATTTAAGTAAAGTAAACACTCCGGAAAAAATAGCTGAAGTTATCCCTATTGCCATTAGAATGCTTGATAATGTAATTGATTTAAATTATTATCCTGTCAGAAAAACAAAAGATACAAACCTTAAAAACAGAGCAATAGGGCTTGGGGCTATGGGTGAAGCCCAAATGCTGGCGGAAAAACAGATTTTCTGGGGAAGCGACAAGCATTTAAAACTTATAGATGAAATATTTGAAGGAATAAGCTATCATGCAATTAATGCAAGCTGTGACTTGGCAAGGGAAAAAGGAACTTATCCTGAGTTTGAGGGCAGCAGATGGTCAAAAGGAATACTTCCAATTGATACGGCTAATGAAGAAGCAAAGAGACTGGTTGAGAGAGATTTGTTCTCAGCTATGCAGTATGATTGGGAAGGACTAAGGGAAAAAGTAAAAAAAGGAATTAGAAACGGATATTTAATGGCAATTGCACCGACAAGTTCAATTTCTATTCTTACAGGTACCACTCAGACAATAGAGCCGGTTTATAAAAGAAAATGGTATGAGGAAAATCTAAGCGGGCTTATTCCTGTGGTTGTACCTAATTTAAGTGCCGATACATATATGTTTTATACACCGGCTTATGAGCTTGACCAAAGAGTTTTGGTAAAAGCCGCAGCAATCAGACAAAAATGGATAGACCAGGGTCAAAGTCTGAATATTTTCATTACAACAGATAAAGCAAGCGGAAAATATCTGCATGAAATATATACTCTTGGATGGAAACTTGGAATTAAAAGTTTTTATTATTTAAGAAGCCAGTCTCCTGAAATCAAAGAAGATGTAATGGATAGAAGTATTGAATGTTTTGGATGCCAGTAA
- a CDS encoding ribonucleotide-diphosphate reductase subunit beta, producing MKIKKLYNYNCPLHRGSTTSIINGCTEGMINLNKLSYPWAYNLWEMMLANTWFPREVDLTEDARQYRNLLPAEKRMYDKALAQLIFMDSIQTNNTPDHVNPWITAPEVNMCIVRQAFEEALHSQSYAVMVDSISLNTDEIYEMWRTDENLRKKNEFIGDVYENWGKKALEGDDEAKVYMIVANQCLEGIYFYNGFAAFYVLARAGKMIGSAQMIRFIQRDEVTHTTLFANIFKEIKKEFPELFTPEVIRNIKDMLFAAYELERDWGWYITQDQILGMSRELIDRFTKYLANKRANAMGVELLFPEIGLKNPITWFDSFSSFNEQKTNFFEGNVVNYSKGSLSFDDF from the coding sequence ATGAAAATAAAAAAACTTTACAATTACAACTGTCCGTTGCACAGAGGGTCAACTACTTCTATAATCAACGGCTGTACCGAAGGTATGATTAACCTTAATAAACTATCTTATCCTTGGGCATATAATTTGTGGGAAATGATGCTTGCCAATACATGGTTTCCAAGGGAAGTTGATTTGACCGAAGATGCAAGACAATACAGAAATTTATTACCCGCTGAAAAGAGAATGTATGATAAAGCTTTAGCACAGCTTATTTTTATGGATTCGATTCAGACAAACAATACACCAGATCACGTAAATCCATGGATTACAGCTCCGGAAGTTAATATGTGTATTGTTCGTCAAGCTTTTGAAGAAGCTCTTCATTCTCAAAGTTATGCGGTAATGGTTGACAGTATTTCGCTTAATACTGATGAAATTTATGAAATGTGGAGAACGGACGAGAATTTGAGAAAGAAAAATGAATTTATAGGTGATGTTTATGAAAATTGGGGTAAAAAAGCGCTCGAAGGGGATGATGAGGCTAAAGTTTATATGATAGTAGCAAATCAGTGTTTAGAAGGAATTTATTTTTATAACGGATTTGCCGCTTTTTATGTATTGGCAAGAGCCGGAAAAATGATTGGTTCAGCTCAGATGATTAGATTTATTCAAAGGGATGAGGTAACACATACCACTCTTTTTGCAAATATTTTTAAAGAAATAAAAAAAGAATTTCCAGAACTTTTTACCCCTGAGGTTATAAGAAATATTAAAGATATGCTTTTTGCCGCTTATGAACTTGAGAGAGATTGGGGATGGTATATTACACAAGATCAAATTCTTGGAATGAGCAGGGAACTTATTGACAGATTTACAAAATATCTGGCAAATAAAAGAGCAAACGCTATGGGTGTTGAACTGTTATTTCCAGAAATCGGACTTAAAAATCCAATTACTTGGTTTGACAGTTTTAGCAGTTTTAATGAGCAAAAAACAAACTTTTTTGAAGGAAATGTTGTAAATTATTCTAAAGGAAGCTTGAGTTTTGATGATTTTTAG
- a CDS encoding 7-carboxy-7-deazaguanine synthase QueE, whose translation MKKNLYVVEIFRSIQGEGKYAGRISVFLRLGGCNLRCPGFGEKGCDSYYAVDKKYKNEWEKLNIDEIIKRIESLKQKNEDLVITGGEPTLYYREIYPLIESYSGQITIETNATIDINFKKYPKYKDVIFAMSVKLSNSGEEYKKRVKKEVIKNIAKNAEKSFFKFVINKENLNLQLKEILDITTGIDLDIYCMPMGESPEKLEENAKSVFNFCLENSFCYSDRIHIRIFGKKKGI comes from the coding sequence TTGAAAAAGAATTTGTATGTAGTTGAAATATTCCGTTCAATTCAGGGCGAAGGCAAATATGCTGGAAGGATAAGTGTTTTTTTAAGACTTGGAGGATGTAATCTCAGGTGTCCCGGATTCGGTGAAAAAGGGTGTGACAGTTATTATGCAGTTGACAAAAAGTACAAGAATGAATGGGAAAAATTGAATATTGATGAAATTATAAAAAGAATTGAATCTTTAAAACAGAAAAACGAAGATTTGGTAATTACAGGTGGAGAGCCGACTCTTTATTACAGAGAAATTTATCCTTTAATTGAGAGTTATTCCGGGCAAATAACCATTGAAACAAATGCTACTATTGATATAAATTTTAAAAAATATCCAAAATATAAAGATGTAATATTTGCTATGAGTGTGAAACTCTCAAACAGTGGTGAAGAATATAAAAAAAGGGTTAAAAAAGAGGTTATTAAAAATATTGCAAAAAATGCAGAAAAAAGCTTTTTTAAATTTGTTATTAATAAAGAAAATTTAAATTTGCAATTAAAAGAGATTTTGGATATAACTACTGGAATTGATTTGGATATCTATTGTATGCCAATGGGTGAAAGTCCTGAAAAATTAGAGGAAAATGCAAAAAGTGTGTTTAATTTTTGTTTAGAAAACAGTTTTTGTTATTCTGATAGAATTCATATCAGGATTTTTGGAAAGAAAAAAGGGATTTAA